From the Ruania alkalisoli genome, one window contains:
- a CDS encoding methyltransferase domain-containing protein: MGSVDTYTHGHHESVLASHGWRTAENSAAYLLPLLERGQDVLDVGCGPGTITVGLAERVNPGRVLGLDRSQDVLLKASELAEVRGVENIEFEQGDVYELPHSKGTFDVVHAHQVLQHLSDPVAALKEMARVTRHGGVIAVRDADYAAMCWYPEFPGLDRWREVYHKVTRAHGAEADAGRRLLAWAHQAGFEDVSPSAGIWCYAGEDDRLWWSHSWAERITRSAFATHALEEGFATADELDEMAEAWRAWGEHEDGWFSVTHGELLIRV, translated from the coding sequence ATGGGCAGCGTCGACACTTACACGCACGGGCATCACGAAAGTGTGCTCGCCTCCCACGGCTGGCGGACAGCCGAGAACTCGGCTGCCTATCTGCTGCCCCTGCTCGAGCGCGGGCAGGACGTGCTCGACGTCGGGTGCGGTCCCGGCACGATCACCGTCGGGCTTGCCGAGCGGGTCAACCCGGGTCGGGTGCTCGGGCTCGACCGGTCGCAGGATGTGTTGCTCAAGGCCTCCGAACTCGCCGAGGTGCGCGGGGTGGAGAACATCGAGTTCGAGCAGGGTGACGTGTACGAACTGCCCCACAGCAAGGGCACCTTCGACGTGGTCCATGCGCATCAAGTGCTGCAGCACCTCTCGGACCCGGTGGCGGCGCTGAAGGAGATGGCGCGCGTCACCCGGCACGGGGGCGTCATCGCCGTGCGGGACGCCGACTATGCCGCCATGTGCTGGTACCCGGAGTTCCCGGGCCTGGACCGCTGGCGGGAGGTCTATCACAAGGTCACCCGGGCGCACGGCGCCGAGGCGGATGCCGGACGACGTCTACTTGCCTGGGCGCACCAGGCAGGCTTCGAGGACGTCAGTCCGAGCGCCGGGATCTGGTGCTATGCGGGCGAGGACGACCGGCTCTGGTGGTCCCACTCGTGGGCCGAGCGCATCACGCGCTCCGCCTTCGCCACCCACGCCCTCGAGGAAGGCTTCGCGACCGCCGACGAGCTGGATGAGATGGCCGAGGCGTGGCGGGCCTGGGGTGAGCACGAGGACGGCTGGTTCTCCGTCACGCACGGTGAGTTGCTCATCCGGGTGTAG